In Gemmata obscuriglobus, a single genomic region encodes these proteins:
- a CDS encoding beta strand repeat-containing protein has protein sequence MPSSPLRSPELLESRDLPATVFVWDGGGADALWSTAANWVGDVAPTAATTDPAGVVIQFNGGVASAMDVTGLTVDRIELLGSNNRVEIATDTVLRLNGGVLPDNVISGGTGNAIVNQDLQILSTSQLDLVGGAPVLHTDTGAELTVRAYITGTVGLTKTGDGRLDLQNKTTGSSFSGPVQLLSGTTYLGTLEQAGGYVFGATVRDSLVLGPGARAVVSGHAQFDEGPGVPPYNGRLVRQGTAAVTLGAGATLDMTNELVVLKSLAGDIGSTVILASTVPLFVGNTGDPAEDVTFAGAFVGAGSVNYANLGTWTLSGPNTFEGAIYVDAGTLRAGAAGTLSPRGQVFLFETTLDLNGFDQTVRGVGDAAPPIGAVGQSRVLLGSGRLTINSILPEERINGVISGTGGLTLSGPGRLSLLGANTYTGGTVVRDGAVLNVNGTTFTDITLDDSIFQGSGTTGNIGSNGGGELGPGNSPGRLNVGALTLGPTDTITIELEGSVPGGGYDQIATRGAVTLAGTRLNLRVGFAPAPGSRFTIVQNNSGAPVSGTFDGLPEGAVFTAGGVTFRITYRGGAGGDVVLTVPGAGAEAPATGSPILVPSPGRSGTVRVFDPVSGAVREFAPFAGYAGAVVLAAADVNGDGVADTVAATAGAGGHVRVFDGATGAELMSFLPFAGFAGGLSVAAADLDGDGCADLIVGAGAGAPNGHVKVFGGRDGALLQSVLAFEGFGGGVRVGAGDVNGDGRADLIVGTGSGSSHVKVLDGRDLSVLRSFFAFEGFGGGVFVGAGDVNGDGRADLVVGAGAGAPGGHVKVFDGRDASPLGGALAFDAPYLGGVSAVGVADADGDGAPDVVAVSATDPSHVKAFRGSDWAVVRSVRPFG, from the coding sequence ATGCCTTCGTCGCCCCTCCGCTCGCCCGAACTTCTGGAATCGCGGGACCTGCCGGCCACCGTGTTCGTGTGGGACGGTGGGGGCGCCGACGCCCTCTGGAGTACCGCCGCCAACTGGGTCGGCGACGTGGCCCCGACCGCGGCCACGACCGACCCGGCCGGGGTGGTGATCCAGTTCAACGGCGGGGTCGCGTCCGCAATGGATGTCACCGGACTGACCGTCGATCGGATCGAACTCCTGGGGAGCAACAACCGGGTAGAAATCGCCACCGACACGGTACTACGGCTCAACGGCGGGGTGCTGCCCGACAACGTGATCAGCGGCGGCACCGGGAACGCGATCGTCAACCAGGACCTCCAGATCCTTTCGACCAGCCAACTCGACTTGGTCGGTGGCGCCCCGGTGCTCCACACGGACACCGGCGCCGAGCTGACGGTCCGGGCGTACATCACGGGCACCGTCGGGCTCACCAAGACCGGCGACGGGCGGCTGGACCTCCAGAACAAGACCACCGGCTCCAGCTTTTCCGGTCCCGTTCAGCTACTCAGTGGTACCACCTACCTGGGCACCCTGGAGCAGGCCGGTGGGTACGTGTTCGGTGCCACCGTGCGGGACAGCCTAGTGCTCGGACCCGGTGCCCGTGCGGTGGTCTCCGGGCACGCGCAGTTCGATGAGGGACCAGGCGTTCCGCCGTACAACGGTCGGCTGGTGCGGCAGGGGACCGCGGCCGTAACCTTGGGCGCCGGCGCCACCCTTGATATGACAAACGAACTCGTGGTTCTGAAATCCCTGGCCGGAGACATCGGTAGCACCGTGATCCTAGCGAGCACGGTCCCGTTGTTCGTCGGCAACACGGGTGATCCGGCTGAAGACGTCACGTTCGCGGGCGCGTTTGTCGGCGCCGGAAGCGTCAATTACGCGAACCTGGGGACCTGGACGCTGTCCGGCCCCAACACGTTCGAGGGCGCGATTTACGTCGACGCCGGGACCCTCCGGGCGGGTGCCGCGGGCACGCTGTCGCCCCGCGGACAGGTGTTCCTGTTCGAGACCACGCTCGACCTCAACGGGTTCGACCAAACCGTGAGAGGAGTGGGCGACGCCGCACCTCCCATCGGGGCGGTGGGGCAGTCCCGGGTGCTGCTCGGATCGGGCCGGCTGACCATCAACTCGATCCTTCCCGAAGAGAGGATAAACGGGGTGATCAGCGGGACCGGCGGGCTGACGCTGTCGGGGCCGGGGCGGCTGAGCCTCTTGGGCGCGAACACGTACACCGGCGGCACGGTGGTGCGGGACGGTGCCGTTCTGAACGTGAACGGCACAACGTTCACCGACATCACCCTCGACGACTCGATCTTCCAGGGGAGCGGCACGACCGGCAACATCGGGTCCAACGGCGGGGGCGAACTCGGCCCCGGTAACAGCCCCGGGCGGCTGAACGTCGGCGCCCTGACCCTGGGGCCGACGGACACGATCACGATCGAGCTGGAGGGCTCGGTCCCGGGGGGCGGGTACGACCAGATCGCGACCCGCGGCGCGGTGACGCTGGCGGGCACGCGGCTGAACCTGCGGGTCGGCTTCGCGCCTGCGCCCGGGAGCCGGTTCACCATCGTTCAGAACAACTCAGGCGCGCCGGTCTCCGGCACGTTCGACGGGTTGCCCGAAGGGGCGGTGTTTACCGCCGGCGGGGTCACGTTCCGGATCACCTACCGGGGCGGCGCGGGCGGGGACGTGGTGCTCACGGTTCCGGGCGCGGGGGCGGAGGCGCCCGCGACGGGCTCACCGATCCTGGTGCCGTCCCCGGGCCGTTCGGGCACGGTCCGGGTGTTCGATCCGGTGAGCGGGGCGGTCCGCGAGTTCGCGCCGTTCGCGGGGTACGCCGGCGCGGTGGTCCTGGCCGCGGCCGACGTGAACGGCGACGGGGTTGCGGACACGGTGGCCGCGACCGCCGGGGCCGGCGGGCACGTGCGGGTGTTCGACGGGGCGACCGGCGCCGAACTCATGAGCTTCCTGCCGTTCGCGGGGTTCGCCGGCGGGCTGAGCGTGGCGGCCGCGGACCTCGACGGGGACGGGTGCGCGGACCTGATCGTCGGGGCCGGCGCGGGCGCGCCGAACGGGCACGTGAAGGTGTTCGGCGGGCGCGACGGGGCGCTGCTCCAGAGCGTGCTGGCGTTCGAGGGGTTCGGCGGCGGGGTGCGGGTGGGCGCCGGGGACGTGAACGGGGACGGCCGCGCGGACCTGATCGTCGGCACCGGGAGCGGCAGCAGCCACGTGAAGGTGCTCGACGGCCGGGACCTGTCGGTGCTGAGGAGCTTCTTCGCGTTCGAGGGGTTCGGCGGCGGGGTGTTCGTGGGCGCCGGGGACGTGAACGGGGACGGCCGCGCGGACTTGGTGGTGGGCGCCGGCGCGGGCGCGCCGGGGGGGCACGTGAAGGTGTTTGACGGGCGGGACGCGTCGCCGCTGGGCGGCGCGCTCGCGTTCGACGCGCCGTACCTCGGCGGGGTGTCGGCGGTCGGCGTGGCCGACGCGGACGGGGACGGGGCGCCAGACGTGGTCGCCGTTTCGGCCACGGACCCGTCACACGTCAAAGCGTTCCGCGGGTCCGATTGGGCGGTCGTGCGCAGCGTCCGGCCGTTTGGTTAA
- the nagB gene encoding glucosamine-6-phosphate deaminase, which yields MSLPHPLPHTRTRTVKFPTAAAAARHVAKEIDKLIRARNAAGKHTVLGLATGSTPVSLYRELIRLHKEEGLDFSRVVTFNLDEYYPMAKESQHSYFRWMHETLFSHINVKWENIHIPDGALKPDEVDAACEEYDEKIRSFGGIDIQVLGIGRTGHIAFNEPGSPQNSRTRLVTLDSITRRDAADGFSGEKNVPHHALTMGVASILEARRIFLMAFGEHKASIVYKAVEQAPTEAISASFLQDHRDATFVLDEAAAAELTAIKRPWEVGPCRWSPELVRKAVVALALTVKKGLQKLNDDDFRDHHLYELLREKGPAEQIGEAVFHDRMETIKPYPAGRVTGDGDRKTAIVFSPHPDDDVISMGGTIIRLVEQGHKVHIAYMTSGNVAVFDHDARRFVDFVDEFLQSFGTSAEQSSAGTLKERVYQFLDAKKAGERDSPEVLKVKSVIRTTEARAGALVCGIPPEQLEFMDLRFYHTGTRTKNPIHPQDIEDIVALLKRLSPDQVYVAGELSDPHGTHRVCAEAVFAAVRRVRAEGVTPDVWLYKGAWEEWEPHEIEMAVPLSPDVVERKKQAIFRHQSQKDKAMFPGGTDRREFWQRAEQRNIATARTYDALGLPEYYALEAFVKWNDG from the coding sequence ATGAGCCTTCCGCACCCGCTCCCGCACACCCGCACCCGCACCGTCAAGTTCCCCACCGCCGCCGCCGCCGCCCGGCACGTCGCCAAGGAGATCGACAAGCTGATCCGGGCCCGCAACGCGGCCGGCAAGCACACCGTCCTCGGGCTCGCCACCGGCAGCACCCCGGTGAGCCTGTACCGCGAGCTGATCCGGCTCCACAAAGAAGAGGGGCTGGACTTCTCCCGGGTGGTCACGTTCAACCTGGACGAGTACTACCCGATGGCCAAGGAGAGCCAGCACTCGTACTTCCGCTGGATGCACGAGACGCTGTTCAGCCACATCAACGTGAAGTGGGAGAACATCCACATCCCGGACGGCGCGCTCAAGCCCGACGAGGTGGACGCGGCGTGCGAGGAGTACGACGAGAAGATCCGCTCGTTCGGCGGGATCGACATCCAGGTGCTCGGCATCGGCCGCACCGGACACATCGCGTTCAACGAGCCCGGCAGCCCGCAGAACAGCCGCACCCGGCTGGTCACCCTCGACAGCATCACCCGCCGCGACGCCGCCGACGGGTTCTCCGGCGAGAAGAACGTGCCGCACCACGCCCTCACGATGGGCGTCGCGAGCATCCTGGAGGCCCGCCGCATCTTCCTGATGGCGTTCGGTGAGCATAAGGCGAGCATCGTTTATAAGGCCGTCGAGCAGGCGCCGACCGAGGCCATCTCCGCCAGCTTCCTGCAGGACCACCGGGACGCCACCTTCGTCCTCGACGAGGCCGCGGCGGCCGAGCTGACGGCCATCAAGCGGCCGTGGGAGGTGGGGCCGTGCCGGTGGAGCCCGGAGCTGGTCCGCAAGGCCGTTGTGGCCCTGGCCCTGACCGTGAAGAAGGGGCTCCAGAAGCTCAACGACGACGACTTCCGCGACCACCACCTGTACGAGCTGCTGCGCGAGAAGGGGCCGGCCGAGCAGATCGGCGAGGCCGTGTTCCACGACCGCATGGAGACGATTAAGCCGTACCCGGCCGGGCGGGTGACGGGCGACGGGGACCGCAAGACCGCGATCGTGTTCTCGCCGCACCCGGACGACGACGTGATCTCGATGGGCGGCACCATCATCCGGCTCGTCGAGCAGGGGCACAAGGTCCACATCGCGTACATGACCAGCGGGAACGTGGCGGTGTTCGACCACGACGCGCGGCGGTTCGTGGACTTCGTGGACGAGTTCCTCCAGTCGTTCGGCACCTCGGCCGAGCAGTCGTCGGCGGGCACGCTCAAGGAGCGGGTGTACCAGTTCCTCGACGCCAAGAAGGCGGGCGAGCGGGACAGCCCGGAGGTGCTCAAGGTGAAGTCCGTGATCCGCACCACCGAGGCCCGCGCGGGGGCGCTGGTGTGCGGCATCCCGCCGGAGCAGCTCGAGTTCATGGACCTGCGGTTCTACCACACCGGCACCCGCACCAAGAACCCGATCCACCCGCAGGACATCGAGGACATCGTGGCGCTGCTGAAGCGGCTGAGCCCGGACCAGGTGTACGTGGCCGGCGAGCTGAGCGACCCGCACGGCACGCACCGGGTGTGCGCCGAGGCGGTGTTCGCCGCCGTGCGCCGGGTCCGGGCCGAGGGCGTGACCCCGGACGTGTGGCTGTACAAGGGCGCGTGGGAGGAGTGGGAGCCGCACGAGATCGAGATGGCGGTGCCGCTGAGCCCCGACGTGGTGGAGCGCAAGAAGCAGGCCATCTTCCGGCACCAGAGCCAGAAGGACAAGGCGATGTTCCCGGGCGGCACGGACCGGCGCGAGTTCTGGCAGCGGGCCGAGCAGCGGAACATCGCGACCGCCCGGACCTACGACGCGCTCGGGCTGCCCGAGTACTACGCGCTCGAGGCGTTCGTGAAGTGGAACGACGGCTGA
- a CDS encoding DUF1559 domain-containing protein, producing MLSLSPRSRRGFTLIELLVVIAIIAILIGLLLPAVQKVREAAARMKCTNNLKQMGLAVQNHHDTTGYLPHGGTGWDRAPAYSAPGTPYGLKDQGCGWGFHILPFLEQDSLYKGGGTTTVDAASTQVRGTPVKAFYCPSKAGSSPRVFSGGSWYGPGGTVNFAQSDYAGCQGTSNNGAISYHDCKWSGWPAPAPNTFTPAMDMLNLAAITDGTSNTMLIGEKRLNSAALGGFQGDDNEGYTSGWDHDVIRETDRLPLPDTNTGDGNGCFGGPHSGGFVTVFCDGSVKLISYSVDITTFNRLGQRNDGQPITGNY from the coding sequence ATGCTCTCCCTCTCTCCCCGTTCGCGGCGTGGGTTCACGCTGATCGAACTACTCGTCGTGATCGCGATCATCGCGATCCTCATTGGCCTCCTGCTCCCCGCCGTGCAAAAGGTCCGCGAGGCCGCGGCCCGGATGAAGTGCACGAACAACCTCAAGCAGATGGGGCTGGCCGTTCAGAACCACCACGACACCACCGGGTACCTCCCCCACGGCGGAACGGGCTGGGACCGCGCCCCGGCCTACTCGGCCCCGGGCACCCCGTACGGGCTGAAGGACCAGGGCTGCGGGTGGGGCTTCCACATCCTGCCGTTCCTGGAACAGGACAGCCTGTACAAGGGCGGCGGGACGACGACCGTGGACGCCGCGTCCACGCAGGTGCGCGGGACGCCGGTGAAAGCCTTCTACTGCCCGTCGAAGGCGGGCTCGAGCCCCCGCGTGTTCAGCGGCGGGTCGTGGTACGGCCCGGGCGGGACGGTGAACTTCGCGCAGAGCGACTACGCCGGCTGCCAGGGCACGAGCAACAACGGCGCGATCTCTTACCACGACTGCAAGTGGAGCGGCTGGCCCGCCCCGGCGCCGAACACGTTCACCCCGGCCATGGACATGCTCAACCTGGCCGCGATCACGGACGGCACCTCGAACACCATGCTCATCGGCGAGAAGCGGCTGAACTCCGCGGCGCTCGGCGGGTTCCAGGGCGACGACAACGAGGGCTACACCTCGGGGTGGGACCACGACGTGATCCGCGAAACCGACCGGCTCCCGCTCCCGGACACCAACACGGGCGACGGCAACGGCTGCTTCGGCGGCCCCCACTCCGGCGGGTTCGTCACCGTCTTCTGCGACGGCTCCGTCAAGCTGATCAGCTACTCCGTGGACATCACCACCTTCAACCGCCTCGGGCAGCGGAACGACGGCCAGCCCATCACCGGCAACTACTAA
- a CDS encoding TIGR01777 family oxidoreductase: MKVVIPGGSGQVGTVLARHFHANGHEVAVLSRVLRPAPWKVLPWDARSPGAWGAELDGADAVINLVGRSVNCRYTAANRRDIVESRVRSVQLLADAVARCARPPRVWLQASTATIYAHRYDAPNDEQTGALGAEPDAPDTWKFSFDVATRWEQALEAADVPRTRKVAMRAAITLSPDRGGVFDVLLGLVRRRLGGRAGDGRQFVSWVHDHDFIAAVEFLLRREDIAGAVNIAAPHPLPNADFMRALRAAWGARFGLPAARWMVEVGAWLLRTESELVLKSRRVVPKRLQEAGFAFRFPTWPEAARDLCARWRGERGA, encoded by the coding sequence ATGAAGGTCGTTATTCCCGGAGGGTCGGGGCAGGTCGGCACCGTCCTCGCGCGCCACTTTCACGCCAACGGCCACGAGGTCGCGGTGCTGAGCCGCGTGCTCCGGCCGGCCCCGTGGAAGGTGCTCCCGTGGGACGCGCGCTCGCCCGGCGCGTGGGGCGCCGAACTCGACGGCGCGGACGCCGTCATCAACCTCGTCGGGCGGAGCGTGAACTGCCGGTACACGGCCGCGAACCGGCGGGACATCGTCGAATCGCGCGTGCGGTCGGTGCAGTTGCTCGCGGACGCGGTCGCGCGGTGCGCCCGCCCGCCGCGGGTGTGGCTCCAGGCCAGCACCGCGACCATCTACGCCCACCGGTACGACGCCCCCAACGACGAGCAGACCGGCGCGCTCGGCGCCGAACCGGACGCTCCCGACACCTGGAAGTTCAGCTTCGACGTGGCGACCCGGTGGGAGCAGGCCCTGGAAGCCGCGGACGTGCCGCGCACGCGGAAGGTCGCGATGCGCGCCGCGATCACGCTCAGCCCGGACCGGGGCGGGGTGTTCGACGTGTTGCTGGGGCTGGTGCGCCGCCGGCTCGGCGGCCGCGCCGGTGACGGCCGGCAGTTCGTGTCCTGGGTTCACGACCACGACTTCATCGCGGCCGTCGAGTTCCTCCTTCGGCGCGAGGACATCGCGGGTGCGGTGAACATCGCGGCCCCGCACCCGCTGCCCAACGCGGACTTCATGCGTGCGCTGCGCGCGGCGTGGGGCGCGCGGTTCGGTCTGCCCGCGGCGCGGTGGATGGTCGAGGTCGGTGCGTGGCTGCTGCGCACGGAATCGGAACTGGTCCTGAAGAGCCGCCGCGTGGTACCCAAGCGGCTGCAGGAGGCCGGGTTCGCGTTCCGGTTCCCGACCTGGCCCGAGGCCGCCCGCGACCTGTGCGCCCGCTGGCGCGGCGAGCGCGGGGCGTGA
- a CDS encoding general stress protein, which produces MKKSNTDGPDAVTVVGVFPDYADARGAVDALRAAGYQDDQIGVFGPDDPTSWEENAGIGAAVGGVAGLGLGAALAVGLMSPLGPVVAGGMIVAVIAGASAGAGLGTVVGALVGLGVSEEEARRYATELEAGRVVVTVRTANTALARDVMNRHGAFHRSSADTAIPGNALPATPY; this is translated from the coding sequence ATGAAGAAGAGCAACACCGACGGACCGGACGCGGTCACCGTGGTCGGGGTGTTCCCGGACTACGCGGACGCCCGCGGGGCCGTCGACGCGCTGCGCGCGGCGGGCTACCAAGACGACCAGATCGGCGTGTTCGGGCCGGACGACCCGACAAGCTGGGAGGAGAACGCCGGGATCGGCGCGGCGGTCGGCGGGGTGGCCGGGTTGGGCCTCGGCGCGGCCCTTGCGGTCGGGCTGATGTCGCCGCTCGGGCCGGTGGTCGCGGGGGGGATGATCGTGGCGGTGATCGCGGGAGCGAGTGCCGGGGCGGGGCTCGGGACGGTCGTCGGCGCCCTCGTCGGGCTGGGCGTTTCGGAAGAGGAGGCCCGGCGGTACGCCACCGAACTGGAGGCCGGTCGGGTGGTGGTGACCGTTCGCACGGCGAACACCGCGCTGGCGCGGGACGTCATGAACCGGCACGGCGCGTTCCACCGCTCGTCGGCCGACACCGCGATTCCGGGGAACGCGCTGCCGGCCACGCCGTACTGA
- a CDS encoding response regulator transcription factor, protein MAEQKLILVVDDDRELVDAMRAVLERQGYRVIQAHDGHQGKQAIYNQRPDLVILDMMMPRMGGYPVLEHFKDKGDAPPIIMVTANEGSRHKVYAEYLGVVDYIRKPFAMERLLDTVNRTLSPKPADENKAE, encoded by the coding sequence ATGGCCGAGCAGAAGCTCATTCTGGTGGTGGACGACGACCGCGAGCTGGTGGACGCGATGCGCGCCGTCCTCGAGCGGCAGGGCTACCGGGTGATCCAGGCGCACGACGGGCACCAGGGCAAGCAGGCGATCTACAACCAGCGCCCGGACCTCGTGATCCTCGACATGATGATGCCCCGGATGGGCGGCTACCCGGTGCTCGAGCACTTCAAGGACAAGGGCGACGCCCCGCCCATCATCATGGTCACCGCCAACGAGGGGAGCCGCCACAAGGTGTACGCCGAGTACCTGGGCGTGGTCGACTACATCCGCAAGCCGTTCGCCATGGAGCGCCTGCTCGACACTGTCAACCGGACGCTGTCCCCGAAGCCGGCCGACGAGAACAAGGCGGAGTGA
- a CDS encoding DUF1559 domain-containing protein, whose protein sequence is MADDDEYPRSRYRDDRDRDDDDRPRRRRDEEGDDDGDRPRRRRGAGDDYDDRRPPKEGSSGLAMAGLILGLLSFCTAGLSGIPGGICSLLALGKPNGRGMAIGGLLASGLGILVWVGIGIGAVALMKPIRERVKDTHNLMQLGLAAHNDQDANTGFAGPYARNGMGGTNDKLSFRVGLLPYLEQNSLHKQFDLSQPWNSPKNQPASNTKLAVFTAPHLSEPSASTPYRVFYGGGALFNEDGKPVPLVAVTDGTSNTIMIVHAAEHVPWAEPREFRYSDRTPLPKLGPPDGYGATVLMADGSVRPIKPNTSERTLRNMITRAGGEPIIDD, encoded by the coding sequence ATGGCCGACGACGACGAGTACCCGCGCAGCCGCTACCGGGACGACCGGGACCGCGACGACGACGACCGCCCGCGCCGGCGCCGCGACGAGGAGGGCGACGACGACGGGGACCGGCCGCGCCGGCGCCGCGGCGCGGGGGACGACTACGACGACCGCCGGCCGCCAAAAGAAGGGTCGAGCGGCCTCGCGATGGCCGGCCTGATTCTGGGGCTGCTGTCGTTCTGCACGGCCGGACTGTCCGGCATCCCGGGCGGGATCTGCTCGCTGCTCGCGCTCGGCAAACCGAACGGGCGCGGGATGGCGATCGGCGGGTTGCTCGCCAGCGGGCTGGGCATCCTCGTGTGGGTCGGCATCGGGATCGGCGCGGTCGCCCTGATGAAGCCGATCCGCGAGCGGGTGAAGGACACGCACAACTTGATGCAGCTCGGGCTGGCCGCGCACAACGACCAGGACGCGAACACCGGCTTCGCCGGGCCGTACGCTCGCAACGGGATGGGGGGGACGAACGACAAGCTGAGCTTCCGCGTCGGGCTGCTGCCGTACCTCGAGCAGAACTCGCTGCACAAGCAGTTCGACCTGTCGCAGCCGTGGAACAGCCCGAAGAACCAACCCGCCTCGAACACCAAGCTGGCGGTGTTCACCGCCCCGCACCTGTCGGAGCCGTCCGCCAGCACGCCGTACCGCGTGTTCTACGGCGGCGGCGCGCTGTTCAACGAGGACGGCAAGCCGGTGCCGCTGGTCGCTGTGACGGACGGGACCTCGAACACGATCATGATCGTCCACGCGGCCGAGCACGTGCCGTGGGCGGAGCCCCGCGAGTTCAGGTACAGCGACCGGACGCCGCTGCCGAAGCTCGGCCCGCCGGACGGGTACGGGGCGACGGTGCTGATGGCCGACGGGTCGGTGCGGCCGATCAAGCCGAACACGTCCGAGCGGACGCTGCGGAACATGATCACCCGCGCGGGCGGCGAGCCCATCATCGACGACTGA
- a CDS encoding DUF6677 family protein, with protein MASSPTNDPPLPPIKLDVLAGGLSYLVPGLGQIYQGRVGKGLLFFGGLYLLFFYGMWMGNWRNVWLPDTEDLPDVQFLGTSMPGPAKAISHRWQFLGQVWIGAAAWPGVYQYAVFDKTKDVGPVFGKFQRMPDERELNDLQRNGNKRWDLGWVYTVIAGVLNLLVIYDAFAGPMFREPPPDWASHHGEAAAAHEGETVAAQVAPPVPPAPPVAAPAPVTAPANEGGAP; from the coding sequence ATGGCGTCTTCGCCGACCAACGACCCGCCGCTCCCGCCGATCAAACTTGATGTTCTCGCCGGCGGGCTGAGCTACCTCGTCCCGGGGCTGGGCCAAATCTACCAGGGGCGGGTGGGGAAGGGGCTGCTCTTCTTCGGCGGGCTGTACCTGCTGTTCTTCTACGGCATGTGGATGGGCAACTGGCGCAACGTGTGGCTGCCCGACACCGAGGACCTGCCGGACGTGCAGTTCCTCGGGACCAGCATGCCCGGCCCGGCGAAGGCGATCTCGCACCGGTGGCAGTTCCTCGGCCAGGTCTGGATCGGCGCGGCCGCGTGGCCCGGCGTGTACCAGTACGCGGTGTTCGACAAGACCAAGGACGTCGGCCCCGTGTTCGGCAAGTTCCAGCGCATGCCCGACGAGCGGGAGCTGAACGACCTCCAGCGGAACGGCAACAAGCGCTGGGACCTGGGCTGGGTGTACACCGTGATCGCCGGCGTGCTGAACCTGCTGGTGATCTACGACGCGTTCGCGGGGCCGATGTTCCGCGAACCGCCCCCGGACTGGGCGTCGCACCACGGCGAAGCGGCCGCCGCGCACGAGGGCGAAACGGTCGCAGCGCAGGTCGCGCCCCCGGTGCCGCCCGCTCCACCGGTTGCCGCCCCGGCCCCGGTCACCGCTCCGGCTAACGAAGGAGGCGCGCCGTGA
- a CDS encoding RNA polymerase sigma factor gives MPVSLLKLCPPAEGLTPDAELLGRFAATQDEAAFTELVRRHGPIVYRACRRLVPGHADDAFQAVFLILARQFATVRKPAAVGSWLVGTAGRVARQMRKAEHRRTRCERQAGRDEVQVAPPDFGELASALEDEIARLPDELRDPVVLCWVGGRTYEQATIDLGTSARTLRRKLDRARAVLRARLARRGIVPAVAAVLVAGPSEAAVAVPAALVARTVSVMFQFLDGGAPHTAAVAVAKGVVDGMAKLNVSVAMATAAAALVCLGVVWSQDQPVPPGTPTPAGAGHSAVLPLAGAHGAPEVEPERIPARDVNRTESKTANFVVHAPTPMMARVIAAEAEHHRRAIALAWLGQELPPWPKPCVIRFTPGGSSGGATGLKFGTNNNGEPALATAEMEVRGDFLLVLASTLPHEVTHTVFASHFGKALPRWADEGVAVMSESDDKQLNHDVRARELLGSGRGIRLKVLFRLTEYPRDMVVLFAQGHSVARFLASAPAAGTPVLKDIPNLDRLFRNPGADGRRRLVAFLQLGTDGNTAESWDKAAKAVYGYGSMDALEEAWLEWLAKPENVLTRKDTTPRPAPVPKPGGELIPPVQFPVAPGRP, from the coding sequence ATGCCCGTTTCGCTCCTCAAGCTCTGCCCGCCGGCCGAAGGGCTGACCCCGGACGCCGAACTGCTCGGCCGGTTCGCGGCCACGCAGGACGAGGCCGCGTTCACCGAACTCGTTCGCCGGCACGGGCCGATCGTGTACCGCGCGTGCCGGCGGCTGGTCCCGGGGCACGCCGACGACGCGTTCCAGGCCGTGTTCCTGATCCTTGCTCGACAGTTCGCGACTGTGCGCAAACCTGCGGCGGTCGGGAGCTGGCTCGTCGGGACGGCCGGGCGCGTCGCCCGACAGATGCGTAAGGCGGAACACCGCCGCACGCGGTGCGAGCGGCAGGCCGGGCGCGATGAGGTCCAGGTCGCGCCGCCCGACTTCGGCGAGCTGGCATCGGCGCTCGAAGACGAAATCGCCCGACTGCCGGACGAACTTCGCGACCCGGTGGTGCTTTGCTGGGTCGGCGGGCGCACCTACGAGCAGGCGACGATCGACCTCGGCACCAGTGCGCGGACGCTGCGGCGGAAGCTGGACCGGGCGCGGGCGGTCCTTCGCGCGCGACTGGCGCGCCGCGGGATCGTTCCGGCCGTGGCGGCCGTGCTCGTCGCGGGTCCGAGCGAGGCGGCCGTGGCGGTGCCGGCCGCGCTCGTCGCGCGGACGGTGTCGGTGATGTTTCAGTTCCTCGACGGCGGCGCGCCGCACACAGCGGCGGTCGCAGTTGCGAAAGGAGTCGTGGACGGCATGGCCAAGCTCAATGTGTCCGTTGCGATGGCGACCGCGGCGGCGGCGCTCGTGTGCCTCGGGGTCGTATGGTCCCAGGATCAACCGGTTCCTCCTGGAACTCCGACGCCCGCCGGGGCGGGGCATTCTGCGGTCCTGCCGTTGGCCGGCGCCCACGGCGCTCCGGAGGTAGAACCGGAGCGCATCCCGGCGCGCGACGTGAACCGGACCGAGTCCAAGACCGCCAACTTCGTGGTCCACGCCCCGACTCCGATGATGGCGCGGGTCATCGCGGCGGAGGCCGAGCACCACCGGCGCGCGATCGCGCTGGCGTGGCTCGGCCAAGAACTTCCGCCGTGGCCGAAGCCGTGCGTGATCCGGTTCACCCCGGGCGGCTCGAGCGGCGGGGCCACCGGGTTGAAGTTCGGGACGAACAACAACGGCGAGCCGGCCCTGGCGACGGCCGAGATGGAGGTCCGGGGGGATTTCCTACTCGTGCTCGCGTCCACGCTGCCGCACGAGGTCACACACACGGTCTTCGCCTCCCACTTCGGCAAAGCGCTCCCGCGGTGGGCCGACGAAGGCGTCGCCGTCATGTCTGAATCCGACGACAAGCAGTTGAACCACGACGTGCGCGCGCGTGAGTTGCTCGGCTCCGGGCGGGGGATCCGCCTCAAGGTGCTGTTCCGTCTGACCGAGTACCCGCGGGACATGGTCGTCCTGTTCGCGCAGGGGCACTCCGTGGCGCGGTTCCTGGCGAGCGCACCGGCGGCCGGAACGCCCGTACTCAAGGACATCCCGAATCTTGACCGATTGTTTCGGAACCCGGGAGCGGACGGGCGCCGCCGGTTGGTCGCGTTCCTCCAATTGGGCACGGACGGCAACACGGCCGAGTCGTGGGATAAGGCCGCCAAGGCGGTGTACGGCTACGGGTCGATGGACGCGCTGGAGGAGGCGTGGCTCGAGTGGCTCGCCAAGCCGGAAAACGTACTGACGCGGAAGGACACGACGCCCCGCCCGGCACCGGTGCCAAAGCCCGGCGGCGAACTGATTCCACCGGTTCAATTCCCGGTCGCGCCGGGACGTCCGTAA